The following proteins are encoded in a genomic region of Phragmites australis chromosome 9, lpPhrAust1.1, whole genome shotgun sequence:
- the LOC133929686 gene encoding uncharacterized protein LOC133929686 has translation MFAMASAGCKEEREPGLYEKQGSKLHSKMLSKEAAAQLAVPSFRVYYSVASAGAVPFLWESQPGTPKNDSPSAATLPPLTPPPSYYASGGAGSGGSKKRRSGLIGTILPRITLLRRPGRSKPCSSTWSSSSSSTMSPVFTVQSSPAAGGFRGHRRTFSAGDEDTDTAARCFGMERACCERGMVKGCGVAVAVRNALAAVVGGKPGRRATTSAAA, from the coding sequence ATGTTCGCCATGGCAAGCGCCGGCTGCAAGGAGGAGCGGGAGCCTGGCCTCTACGAGAAGCAGGGGAGCAAGCTCCATTCCAAGATGCTTTCCAAGGAGGCGGCCGCCCAGCTCGCCGTGCCGTCGTTCCGGGTGTACTACAGCGTGGCCTCGGCCGGCGCGGTGCCCTTCCTGTGGGAGTCACAGCCGGGCACGCCCAAGAACGACTCGCCCTCCGCAGCCACGCTCCCGCCGCTCACACCGCCGCCGTCCTACTACGCCTCCGGCGGAGCCGGCTCTGGGGGGTCAAAGAAGCGCCGGTCAGGCCTCATCGGCACCATCCTCCCCAGGATCACTCTCCTCCGGAGGCCGGGCCGGTCGAAGCCGTGCTCTTCCACATGgtcttcgtcgtcgtcgtccaccATGTCGCCGGTGTTCACCGTGCAGTCGTCGCCGGCCGCGGGCGGCTTCCGCGGCCACAGGCGCACGTTCTCGGCCGGCGACGAGGACACGGACACAGCGGCGCGGTGCTTCGGGATGGAGCGCGCCTGCTGCGAGAGGGGGATGGTGAAGGGGTGCGGCGTCGCGGTGGCCGTCAGGAACGCACTGGCCGCGGTCGTCGGCGGCAAGCCCGGCCGGCGAGCCACCACCAGCGCAGCAGCATAG